One genomic segment of Mycolicibacterium psychrotolerans includes these proteins:
- a CDS encoding glycoside hydrolase encodes MPASTPRGVKVLIVRANLLANGRGRWLAVAASLVISAGMFYAQDTERAAPAVPAPVAPAAAPSKAMAAAPPLPEAELLAASAPVDSRVFDLSLPRGVAPEQGLQVKTIWAARAISMMFPEITTIGGYRQDPLKWHPNGLAIDVMVPNYHSKEGIELGNQIAGYALANAKRWGVLHVIWRQGLYPGIGAPSWTADYGNETANHFDHVHIATDGGGYPTGHESYFIGSMQR; translated from the coding sequence TTGCCCGCGAGCACACCACGCGGCGTTAAGGTGCTGATCGTGCGCGCGAACCTGTTAGCCAACGGCCGTGGTCGCTGGCTGGCGGTCGCCGCCTCGCTGGTGATCTCCGCCGGCATGTTCTACGCGCAGGACACCGAGCGAGCGGCGCCGGCCGTACCGGCGCCGGTTGCCCCGGCGGCCGCCCCGTCGAAGGCGATGGCCGCCGCTCCCCCGCTGCCCGAGGCGGAGTTGCTGGCCGCGAGCGCGCCGGTCGACTCGCGGGTGTTCGATCTCTCCCTGCCCCGCGGCGTCGCCCCGGAGCAGGGATTGCAGGTCAAGACCATCTGGGCGGCACGCGCCATCAGCATGATGTTCCCCGAGATCACGACCATCGGTGGCTACCGGCAGGATCCGCTCAAGTGGCATCCGAACGGGCTGGCCATCGACGTGATGGTTCCGAACTATCACTCCAAGGAAGGCATCGAGCTCGGTAATCAGATCGCCGGTTACGCGCTGGCGAACGCGAAGCGCTGGGGGGTGCTGCACGTGATCTGGCGGCAGGGCCTCTATCCGGGCATCGGCGCGCCGAGCTGGACGGCCGACTACGGCAACGAGACCGCCAACCACTTCGATCATGTGCACATCGCCACCGATGGCGGCGGCTACCCGACCGGACACGAGTCCTACTTCATCGGGTCGATGCAGCGTTAG
- a CDS encoding cupin domain-containing protein: MQKVSIEALARQQLERALAGGRNAADTVVGGHERILRQTVVGMTAGSEMSEHENPGEATIYVLKGSVRLIAGEQQWDGRTGDLLMIPDSRHSLLALDDSAILLTVAKRP, from the coding sequence ATGCAGAAGGTGTCGATCGAAGCCCTGGCCCGCCAACAGCTCGAGCGCGCGCTCGCCGGTGGCCGCAACGCAGCCGACACGGTGGTGGGTGGGCACGAGCGCATCCTTCGCCAGACGGTCGTCGGCATGACCGCGGGTTCGGAGATGAGCGAGCACGAGAACCCCGGCGAGGCCACCATCTACGTGCTCAAGGGGTCGGTGCGGCTGATCGCCGGCGAGCAGCAGTGGGACGGCCGCACCGGCGACCTGCTGATGATCCCCGACAGCCGGCACTCGCTGCTCGCGCTGGACGATTCAGCGATCCTGCTGACCGTCGCCAAGCGTCCCTGA